The Pseudomonas sp. FP2309 genomic sequence TGCCGGCCTGTCGGTATCTGATTTCTGGAGAGAAGCGCATGTTGCAACGCCTGTTGTTCGGTTTGATCACTGTGACCAGTTTGACCCTGGTTGGCTGCGCCAACAGCCCGCAACAACTCAGCCCGCAACCCAAGCTCACCACACAGCTGGCGCCGGTAGGTCACGGTCAGCCGGTGTCGGTACGTGTCGTAGACGGCCGTCCTTCGCCGACCCTCGGCTCGCGCGGCGGCCTGTACCCGGAAACCGCGCTCATCTCGGTGACCGGCCAGGACGTACTGCCCAAGCTGCAAGCCCAGGCAGAAGCGGCTGTGCGTCTGCTGGGCTTCACGCCGAGCGCCAACGCCCCCGGCGCGCCGCAGTTGACCATCACCCTGGCCGAGCTCAAATATCAGTCACCTAAAGAAGGGCTGTACGTGACGGAAGCGGCCATTGGCGCCACGTTCAAGTCCGACGTCACCGCCGGCACCCGTCGCTACAGTGGCCGTTACGGCGCTTCGCTCAACCAGCGCTTCGGTATGTCGCCAAACCAGGAAACCAACACCAAACTGGTCAGCGACGTCCTGAGTGACGCCTTGACCCGTCTGTTCAAAGACCCAAGCATTGGCTCGTTGCTCAGCTCGCAGTAATTCCTGCGCATAAAAAAACCGGACTCCGTTGAGTCCGGTTTTTTTATGCCTGATATTTCATGCCGCGGTGTCGATACAGAAGTCCAGCAGGCTCACCCCCGTCAACAGGTCGGCTTCCGGCAGGTCGGCATGTTGATGCCCTCCAAGGGCGCAATACACCAGCCAGTGGCGGTCCTGCACGTTGAACGCCAGGCTGTCGATCAGCGCCTCCTGC encodes the following:
- a CDS encoding YajG family lipoprotein gives rise to the protein MLQRLLFGLITVTSLTLVGCANSPQQLSPQPKLTTQLAPVGHGQPVSVRVVDGRPSPTLGSRGGLYPETALISVTGQDVLPKLQAQAEAAVRLLGFTPSANAPGAPQLTITLAELKYQSPKEGLYVTEAAIGATFKSDVTAGTRRYSGRYGASLNQRFGMSPNQETNTKLVSDVLSDALTRLFKDPSIGSLLSSQ